A section of the Rhodopirellula halodulae genome encodes:
- a CDS encoding prenyltransferase/squalene oxidase repeat-containing protein has product MTAVPPTPMIPVAEASDARRVASWDHLETLWADPNVVRGVALVAVTLLVITIVLFRRRKASGRGAAIICLILSVALHGVLILYVPKLSVFWNGGGPESDATASEGASEIAVTTFDPEMLESLQESSEETAQPSALAALKLPEPLLPERDVEAEATPIASEDVSSTELESPTPEPPTPEPENIPIPSMPAILASAPKPAELSEMDSNEEATVPETIESSIDDWLQSALAETPPDVEPIQELAPSPIVPETPAPASTAASMTNGSATKASPDAVAKIASVHPAASLPEQPSLGNVDEDFASRAGAAKAHALAQNGGDASTEAAVEAALKYLAAQQRSDGAWDPKTTGAGQERAPLGLHRGGAGRNAETAITGLALLAMLGSGHTHQEGEHRDTVYRGLAFLLSRQQSNGSLAGPASVYAAHYSHAMAGLALAETAAMTGDPSAIEATRRSIAYTRSMQHPVTGGWRYNRGDTGDLSQLGWQALLIDAAERAEAVQPNRRMSDGISRFLDSVRRGRAGGQACYRPGEPTSPTMTAEALATRLLIGQKLPDATIQEAESVLLSNLPGQGTGPDNYYYWYYATMALHQLQDDAWERWNAALKQRLLSTQRPDGSWSDQTLWGGYGGTVYTTSMATLCLESYYRHSRRTE; this is encoded by the coding sequence ATGACTGCCGTTCCTCCCACGCCGATGATTCCGGTTGCCGAAGCGTCCGACGCGCGGCGGGTGGCTTCGTGGGATCACCTGGAAACATTGTGGGCCGACCCGAACGTTGTTCGCGGAGTCGCCTTGGTCGCGGTGACGCTGTTGGTCATCACGATCGTTCTCTTTCGACGTCGCAAAGCCAGCGGTCGTGGGGCCGCAATCATCTGTTTGATCCTGTCCGTGGCCTTGCACGGCGTCTTGATCCTATACGTTCCAAAGTTGTCGGTCTTTTGGAACGGTGGCGGCCCCGAGAGTGATGCGACGGCGAGCGAAGGTGCGTCGGAAATCGCCGTGACCACGTTCGATCCGGAGATGCTGGAATCGCTGCAGGAATCCTCGGAAGAAACGGCTCAGCCATCCGCTTTGGCGGCTTTGAAATTGCCGGAACCATTGCTGCCGGAACGCGACGTTGAGGCCGAAGCCACACCCATCGCATCGGAAGATGTCAGCTCCACCGAACTGGAATCCCCTACGCCGGAGCCCCCAACGCCCGAACCCGAAAACATACCGATCCCGTCCATGCCAGCCATCCTGGCGTCCGCTCCGAAGCCGGCGGAGTTGAGCGAGATGGACTCCAACGAAGAAGCAACCGTTCCCGAGACCATCGAAAGTTCCATTGACGATTGGTTGCAATCCGCGTTGGCTGAAACACCACCGGACGTGGAGCCAATCCAGGAACTCGCCCCTTCACCAATCGTTCCGGAAACTCCAGCGCCGGCGTCAACCGCGGCTTCGATGACGAACGGATCCGCGACGAAGGCGAGCCCGGATGCGGTGGCCAAGATCGCTTCTGTTCACCCGGCAGCCTCGTTACCCGAGCAGCCTTCGTTGGGCAACGTCGACGAAGACTTTGCATCGCGGGCCGGTGCGGCAAAGGCTCATGCGTTGGCTCAAAATGGTGGAGACGCCAGCACCGAAGCCGCGGTGGAAGCCGCCCTGAAATACTTGGCGGCTCAACAACGAAGCGACGGAGCCTGGGATCCCAAAACCACCGGTGCCGGACAAGAGCGAGCGCCGCTGGGACTGCATCGTGGCGGCGCGGGACGCAATGCGGAAACGGCCATCACCGGGTTGGCGTTGCTGGCGATGCTTGGATCCGGACACACTCATCAAGAAGGCGAACATCGCGACACCGTGTATCGCGGTCTCGCGTTCTTACTTTCGCGGCAGCAATCCAACGGTTCGTTGGCGGGCCCGGCGTCGGTGTACGCGGCTCACTACAGCCATGCCATGGCCGGATTGGCACTCGCTGAAACCGCGGCAATGACCGGCGACCCATCCGCCATCGAAGCCACACGTCGATCGATCGCGTACACCCGTTCGATGCAGCATCCGGTCACCGGCGGTTGGCGTTACAACCGAGGCGACACAGGCGACCTCAGCCAGCTCGGTTGGCAAGCGTTGTTGATTGACGCCGCCGAGCGAGCCGAGGCGGTCCAGCCAAACCGCCGCATGTCCGACGGTATATCGCGGTTTTTGGACTCGGTGAGGCGCGGACGCGCCGGGGGACAAGCCTGCTATCGACCCGGCGAACCCACGTCGCCAACGATGACCGCGGAAGCTCTCGCCACGCGATTGCTGATCGGTCAGAAGCTTCCCGACGCAACAATTCAAGAAGCCGAATCGGTGCTGTTGTCGAACTTGCCTGGTCAAGGCACCGGGCCTGACAACTATTACTACTGGTACTACGCCACGATGGCTCTGCATCAATTGCAAGATGATGCCTGGGAACGATGGAACGCGGCGTTGAAACAACGTTTGCTCTCAACGCAACGCCCCGATGGATCCTGGTCCGATCAGACCTTGTGGGGCGGCTACGGAGGCACGGTTTACACCACGTCCATGGCCACGTTGTGTCTCGAAAGCTACTATCGACATTCACGCCGTACCGAGTGA
- a CDS encoding tetratricopeptide repeat protein has product MLVTRIQSSVSRSSPSTPDTITQRVSSRGMSGWAASIVLALFCSASALFCTALTCVAEEADLQAVTAELLQNTQAEQWDDAMQSARSIAATEKTSVRSIAALIQLARRLDSSANHAEDAADVHDMAAYALMRLRTQQPEALNDAQAGNLLLGVARGLSRAGRHTDAHRWLTEVQALEIDHPEWIATCMTIASGLLDEGQLESAEQTYTWVIESGESPQLATARLGRAWCVAMSGQDDPAAIEAINQFLQHHPDHADVPSALLMRMSCQSRSGQTDAADQSFEQLIRDHADSGACLQAIVARCNQRPLQVNHGLLAEQLITRWEAFVDSPTFNASLRSVAMGLLAAAAGGDADAESAYADSIAKQDETGDITAMVLEQLVQADRKADAERIAVRWIALPNVGGSRDQVAATGDRFITAGVRESACRWAGRTGNWSMLAAAAKDEETYLDGSDQTAEIRGRNLHVERLFAEGLLQTGDAKASFRWWKRIVDDGGAEDFPTLLRLAETASSSGTVTEAAQRIAAARAAISPSSPQSALVNLLAADVEIRQLNFDRGRSLLESVVRLGSADEDARGRAQWMIGETYYMQERFTDAIDAYRLVEGISGDGQWTAAALVQAGKSFEQLGRTREAAVCYSTLVRRFANSQHANGARRRLAALSPDASSESPLRR; this is encoded by the coding sequence ATGTTGGTGACTCGTATTCAATCGTCCGTCTCGCGTTCGTCTCCATCGACGCCAGACACCATCACTCAACGCGTGTCTTCGCGAGGCATGTCGGGTTGGGCCGCGTCGATCGTGCTTGCCCTGTTCTGCTCCGCATCTGCCCTCTTCTGCACCGCTTTGACATGCGTCGCAGAGGAAGCTGATCTGCAAGCGGTCACCGCGGAATTGTTGCAAAACACTCAGGCGGAACAGTGGGACGATGCGATGCAGTCGGCTCGTTCGATTGCCGCCACAGAAAAAACCTCGGTGCGTTCCATCGCGGCGTTGATTCAATTGGCGCGCCGACTGGACTCGTCCGCCAACCACGCGGAAGACGCCGCGGACGTGCATGACATGGCGGCTTACGCTTTGATGCGTTTACGGACGCAACAACCGGAAGCATTGAACGACGCGCAAGCCGGCAATTTGTTGTTGGGCGTCGCCCGCGGTCTCTCACGAGCCGGTCGCCACACCGACGCGCATCGTTGGTTAACCGAAGTCCAAGCACTTGAAATCGATCACCCAGAGTGGATTGCAACGTGCATGACCATCGCATCGGGTTTGCTGGACGAAGGGCAACTGGAATCAGCGGAGCAGACTTACACATGGGTGATTGAATCTGGCGAGAGCCCACAGCTCGCCACCGCGCGACTCGGACGGGCTTGGTGCGTGGCGATGTCCGGCCAAGACGACCCCGCCGCGATCGAAGCCATCAATCAATTCCTTCAACATCATCCCGACCACGCCGATGTACCTTCCGCGTTGTTGATGCGGATGTCGTGCCAATCTCGATCGGGTCAAACCGATGCTGCCGACCAATCGTTTGAACAACTGATCCGCGATCACGCGGACTCGGGTGCTTGTTTGCAAGCTATCGTGGCTCGGTGCAACCAGCGTCCCTTGCAAGTGAATCATGGGTTGTTGGCAGAGCAATTGATCACGCGTTGGGAAGCGTTCGTCGACTCACCGACTTTCAACGCTTCTTTGCGATCGGTCGCGATGGGATTGTTGGCGGCTGCGGCCGGTGGTGATGCCGATGCGGAATCCGCCTACGCCGACTCGATTGCGAAACAAGACGAAACGGGCGACATCACCGCGATGGTGCTCGAGCAATTGGTTCAAGCCGATCGAAAAGCGGACGCGGAACGAATCGCGGTTCGTTGGATCGCGTTGCCAAACGTTGGCGGATCGCGTGACCAAGTCGCTGCAACGGGCGATCGATTCATCACCGCTGGCGTGCGTGAGTCGGCCTGTCGTTGGGCGGGACGAACCGGCAACTGGTCGATGCTCGCCGCAGCCGCGAAGGATGAAGAAACGTATTTGGATGGAAGCGACCAAACCGCAGAAATTCGCGGGCGAAACCTGCACGTCGAGCGTTTGTTCGCCGAAGGTTTGCTGCAGACCGGCGATGCAAAAGCCTCGTTCCGATGGTGGAAACGGATTGTCGATGACGGCGGCGCGGAGGACTTTCCGACTTTGTTGCGTTTGGCCGAGACGGCATCGTCCTCGGGCACCGTGACGGAAGCCGCACAACGAATTGCAGCCGCGCGGGCTGCCATCTCGCCGTCATCGCCTCAATCCGCTTTGGTCAACTTGTTGGCTGCGGACGTGGAGATTCGGCAACTGAATTTCGATCGTGGTCGATCGCTTTTGGAAAGCGTCGTTCGCTTGGGATCGGCTGACGAGGATGCTCGCGGTCGCGCTCAATGGATGATCGGCGAAACCTATTACATGCAGGAACGATTCACCGATGCCATCGATGCATATCGATTGGTGGAAGGAATCAGCGGCGACGGGCAATGGACCGCCGCCGCGTTGGTTCAAGCTGGGAAATCGTTCGAACAATTGGGGCGGACACGCGAAGCCGCCGTGTGCTATTCAACGTTGGTGCGTCGCTTTGCGAACAGCCAACACGCAAACGGTGCGCGACGCCGATTGGCCGCGCTGTCGCCGGATGCCTCCTCTGAATCCCCACTTCGACGATGA
- a CDS encoding MotA/TolQ/ExbB proton channel family protein, which yields MIPHRNDSRSRPGRLRPTLAVASRFLPVIVLTVGMSVWSNWHASVTAQNYSNQGFSQPSMNGGFGNNGYNNSFNNNASSQQYGGGNFGASQPAARIAANPTATQSMSIPEAPASEPVGEGETEEATGEGWQPPAFVGKIAEGGVLMIPLAVCSLIVLGLSMERLIALRRSRVIPKPFVRRFTECVEDGQLSYEEATSICDEFDCPVAEVFHAAVRRWGRPMLEIEQAVIDAGDRVGDSLRRFLRVFHAISNVTPLIGLLGTVLGMIQAFETIADPNAGGQSDLLASGISTALMTTAGGLSVAIPAYLAYMYFGAKSDGYLGEIDKLCQRVIDCISAEGLENAGTAKVPRKRRAA from the coding sequence ATGATTCCACATCGAAACGATTCCCGTTCACGACCTGGCCGCCTGCGTCCGACGCTGGCGGTCGCTTCGCGTTTTCTGCCTGTGATCGTTCTCACCGTCGGCATGTCCGTTTGGTCGAACTGGCACGCGTCCGTGACGGCGCAAAACTACAGCAACCAGGGATTCAGCCAGCCATCCATGAACGGTGGCTTTGGCAACAACGGCTACAACAACTCGTTCAATAACAACGCGTCGTCGCAGCAATACGGCGGCGGCAATTTTGGTGCGTCTCAGCCCGCCGCTCGCATTGCAGCCAACCCGACCGCCACCCAAAGCATGTCCATTCCCGAAGCTCCCGCATCCGAACCGGTGGGCGAAGGCGAAACGGAAGAAGCCACAGGCGAAGGATGGCAACCACCGGCGTTTGTGGGCAAAATTGCCGAAGGCGGTGTCTTGATGATCCCACTGGCGGTCTGTTCGTTGATCGTATTGGGATTGTCGATGGAACGTCTGATTGCCCTGCGTCGCAGTCGCGTGATCCCCAAACCCTTTGTGCGTCGCTTCACCGAATGCGTGGAAGACGGCCAACTGAGCTACGAAGAAGCGACATCGATCTGTGACGAGTTTGATTGCCCCGTGGCAGAGGTCTTCCACGCCGCGGTTCGCCGCTGGGGACGACCGATGTTAGAAATTGAACAAGCCGTGATTGACGCGGGCGACCGTGTTGGCGACTCGCTGCGTCGATTCCTACGAGTCTTTCACGCGATCAGCAACGTGACTCCGCTGATCGGTTTGTTGGGAACCGTCTTGGGAATGATCCAAGCCTTCGAAACGATTGCGGATCCCAACGCCGGCGGTCAAAGCGATCTGTTGGCATCGGGAATCAGCACCGCGTTGATGACCACCGCCGGTGGTTTGAGCGTGGCCATTCCGGCCTACCTGGCGTACATGTATTTCGGCGCCAAATCCGACGGCTACTTGGGTGAGATCGACAAGCTTTGCCAACGCGTGATTGACTGCATCTCCGCCGAAGGGTTGGAGAACGCTGGAACGGCCAAGGTACCTCGCAAACGACGGGCGGCTTGA
- a CDS encoding DegT/DnrJ/EryC1/StrS family aminotransferase has translation MTDRSLGVPLLDVNRDNAPHREEFLEALTEVLDSGRFLFGPDVSELENEVAAYTETPNAVGCASGSDALLLSLMALDVKAGDEVIVPSFTFFASVSCITRLGATPVFADICPDTYNVDPESIESLITDKTAAIIPVHLFGQCAQIDRICEIAAKHDIPVVEDAAQAIGAAYKDRPAGSWGQVGCFSFYPTKNLGGMGDGGILTSNDASFADRLRLFAGHGMRPRYYHQVVGINSRLDTFQAAVLRVKLRHLDAAVEARTVNANRYTRLLTEAGLVGEGQLETPYHDSNARHVWNQYTLRVPGERRDALRAHLSERNIGSEIYYPVPMHKQECFQDIMFRHNGLEHTEAASAEVLNLPIFPSLTEEEQIRVVDSIASFYQQASRAAA, from the coding sequence ATGACAGATCGTTCCCTCGGCGTTCCTTTGCTGGACGTCAATCGTGACAACGCCCCGCACCGCGAAGAGTTTTTGGAAGCACTGACGGAAGTGCTCGACAGCGGGCGTTTCTTGTTCGGTCCCGATGTCAGCGAGTTGGAAAACGAAGTTGCGGCCTACACCGAAACTCCCAACGCCGTCGGTTGTGCATCGGGCAGCGATGCCTTGTTGTTGTCGTTGATGGCATTGGATGTCAAAGCGGGCGATGAAGTCATCGTTCCCAGCTTCACGTTCTTCGCTTCGGTCAGTTGCATCACGCGATTGGGTGCGACCCCCGTGTTCGCCGACATCTGCCCGGACACCTACAACGTCGATCCTGAATCGATTGAGTCGCTGATCACGGACAAGACCGCGGCAATCATTCCCGTTCACCTGTTTGGACAGTGTGCCCAAATCGATCGCATCTGTGAGATCGCAGCCAAGCACGACATTCCCGTTGTCGAAGACGCCGCACAAGCAATCGGCGCCGCTTACAAAGATCGTCCAGCCGGCAGTTGGGGTCAGGTTGGTTGCTTCAGCTTTTATCCCACCAAAAACTTGGGCGGCATGGGCGACGGCGGAATCCTGACCTCCAACGACGCTAGCTTTGCCGATCGTTTGCGTCTGTTCGCGGGCCATGGCATGCGGCCTCGTTACTACCACCAAGTCGTCGGAATCAACAGCCGTTTGGATACGTTTCAAGCCGCCGTGTTGCGGGTCAAGCTGCGACACCTCGATGCCGCGGTCGAAGCTCGCACGGTCAACGCGAATCGCTACACCCGATTGCTGACGGAAGCCGGCTTGGTTGGCGAAGGCCAATTGGAAACACCGTATCACGACAGCAACGCACGTCACGTGTGGAACCAATACACGTTGCGAGTTCCCGGCGAACGTCGCGACGCGTTGCGAGCTCATTTGTCCGAGCGAAACATCGGGTCGGAAATCTATTACCCCGTCCCGATGCACAAACAGGAATGCTTCCAAGACATCATGTTCCGCCACAACGGGTTGGAGCACACGGAAGCCGCCAGCGCCGAAGTTTTGAACCTGCCGATCTTCCCATCGCTCACCGAAGAAGAACAAATTCGCGTGGTGGATTCGATCGCGTCGTTCTATCAACAAGCCAGCCGAGCGGCTGCCTGA
- a CDS encoding DUF1552 domain-containing protein yields the protein MLNRRRMLQAAFSGAGVAMGMPSPRSFAAPTESGLPSATLRSGGGPKRIVFFMQNQGFDPRTCIPKGMKHSGSLGTAKLPEPISPLEPFKDRLHIINGLHGTHTSPSHSAFFGALGGYRGGDGVPPSGSTIDYELSKVLPQTMLPHLCIGMDSIENMKTKPTIARLSASGAGQPIFMHSNPNHLYQLLYGGIAEGEIRRQHEARSNVMNKIEALAAAKGQSLPAEDQHRYGQFVRGFQDTNGLREQLSTISEHLRQFAPRVDERYAQPECETDWHDRLLDLGISSLTSGITNTLTIGSGRGEIFGAWKGLGIDQQGHNLGHMDQPDNPIWIKIRQYNSRMLVRIMEKLESIPEGSGTMMDNTLIVYTSNNADKQHTNGANWPVMLLGNCGGIFKTGCFTQIDGKRPINSLYTTLLRVAGQNVDRFNMSEQMAKKFDEGNGPLSEVLA from the coding sequence ATGTTGAATCGACGTCGAATGCTGCAAGCTGCCTTTTCCGGAGCCGGCGTTGCCATGGGGATGCCCAGCCCGCGCTCGTTCGCTGCTCCCACCGAGTCTGGCTTGCCCAGTGCCACACTCCGTTCCGGTGGTGGGCCAAAACGCATTGTGTTCTTCATGCAGAACCAAGGCTTCGACCCTCGGACCTGCATCCCCAAAGGAATGAAACACAGCGGTTCATTGGGCACAGCCAAGCTCCCCGAGCCCATTAGTCCGCTTGAACCGTTCAAAGATCGTCTGCACATCATCAACGGTCTGCACGGCACGCACACCAGCCCATCGCACAGTGCGTTCTTTGGTGCACTAGGTGGTTATCGAGGTGGCGATGGGGTTCCGCCAAGCGGCTCCACGATCGACTACGAACTCAGCAAAGTCTTGCCGCAAACCATGTTGCCACATTTGTGCATCGGCATGGACTCCATCGAAAACATGAAGACCAAACCCACGATCGCGCGGTTATCCGCCAGTGGTGCGGGGCAGCCGATTTTCATGCACTCCAACCCGAACCACTTGTACCAACTGCTGTATGGTGGCATCGCCGAAGGCGAAATTCGTCGGCAACACGAAGCCCGATCAAATGTCATGAACAAGATCGAGGCCTTGGCAGCCGCGAAAGGTCAGTCTCTGCCAGCCGAAGACCAACATCGCTACGGCCAATTCGTTCGCGGATTCCAGGACACCAACGGTCTTCGCGAGCAACTGTCGACCATCTCGGAACACTTGCGTCAGTTCGCTCCGAGAGTCGATGAACGCTACGCCCAACCGGAGTGTGAAACCGATTGGCATGACCGATTGCTCGACCTGGGCATTTCGTCACTCACCTCGGGCATCACCAACACCCTGACAATCGGTTCCGGCCGCGGTGAAATTTTCGGGGCATGGAAAGGTCTGGGGATCGACCAACAAGGTCACAACCTGGGCCACATGGATCAACCTGACAATCCAATCTGGATCAAGATCCGACAGTACAACAGCCGCATGTTGGTTCGCATCATGGAAAAGTTGGAAAGCATTCCGGAGGGTAGCGGCACCATGATGGACAACACGTTGATCGTGTACACCAGCAACAACGCGGACAAGCAACATACAAACGGCGCCAATTGGCCGGTGATGTTGCTCGGCAATTGCGGAGGCATTTTCAAGACCGGGTGCTTCACACAGATCGACGGCAAACGTCCCATCAACTCGCTGTACACGACGCTGCTGCGTGTTGCCGGACAGAACGTGGACCGATTCAACATGTCCGAACAAATGGCAAAGAAGTTCGACGAAGGCAACGGACCATTGTCGGAAGTGTTGGCGTGA
- a CDS encoding ExbD/TolR family protein, with translation MKRNRGTEDASINLTPMIDVVFLLVIFFMVSSKMDSGDSGVQVNVAAADMRSMARTPDQRVVEVRNDGTLLLDGTPMSSEQLTQTLKQQRDAYPGLQVSLKGDSDSALHRVVQVMRQIEQAGVRKIGVSERR, from the coding sequence ATGAAACGCAATCGCGGAACCGAAGACGCGTCGATCAACCTGACACCCATGATCGATGTGGTGTTCCTGTTGGTGATCTTTTTCATGGTCAGCAGCAAAATGGATTCGGGTGACAGCGGCGTCCAAGTCAACGTCGCTGCCGCGGACATGCGTTCGATGGCTCGCACGCCGGATCAGCGCGTGGTCGAAGTTCGCAACGACGGAACCTTGTTGCTGGATGGAACCCCGATGAGTTCCGAACAGCTAACCCAAACTCTGAAACAACAACGCGATGCTTACCCTGGTTTGCAAGTCTCCTTGAAAGGCGACAGCGACAGTGCACTGCACCGAGTCGTGCAGGTCATGCGTCAAATCGAACAAGCCGGGGTGCGAAAGATTGGCGTCAGCGAACGCCGTTAA
- a CDS encoding DUF1588 domain-containing protein — MSPLLAADPDPSRDTSRDAETYTPGDRPSGDFQSFAKNFLENHCTDCHGGSYPEGNLTLKNLGPVDEINAATWRSIWAQVALKEMPPPDASSLDVVERLKFTDGIVHELTDAMREKGGFDAHRDPEKGNFLDHDLLFEELPDSITLRPTASPARLWRLTPQEHLTRLNELINSEPEFDPKRPGQRTRGDAVPTNHGGELKMYFGVDRIIKWQGGTVAYATAVKSIPAILSTARNHGLENYPAYYTVNSAEATQIMSAAADILRYMADGPLSIANPEQITDDPRTYEMKGDIRGLPTSLVYSTQEVRPITPIRELMRGDDVNDEVLEASVRYLFEAVTFRPPSEAELAEYIALTHDSVETLGKADGVVLGLSAIFLDRDALFRPELVETGSPDEHGRVMLQDWELGLAVNHALSYIAPDPQLRQSIVDGRMRTREDVRREVTRMLADESIRKPRVLQFFRDYFDYDLGGYVCKDTKALSATGVNAQGMTHYKAMFDATASTDRLVEWILEKDQNVLQELLTTQTVVAGPNDNIYFGRRSTPEERRTSVAATKAASKEAEKQEAAVIAALEQSIAELEVQSKESPDDKDIRKKLSQAKQRLETKERQHAAARRSRARTNHDVMEASLDGPMIYARVSHRSFGTGSLKPERVLATAPEGQRMGILTHPSWLVSHSDAMDNHAIRRGRWIRERLLGGGVPDVPITVDAMLPDEPKHTLRERMRVTREEYCWTCHQKMDPLGLPFEMYNHAGVYRTLELNEPVDTSGEIINSGDADLDGEVANAIEMIQRIASSERVEQVFVRHAFRFWMGRNETIHDRPVLQDAHRAYQESGGSMNALITSLLTSDAFLYRTRETTDTKQ, encoded by the coding sequence ATGTCGCCGCTGTTGGCCGCCGATCCCGATCCTTCGCGTGACACCTCGCGGGACGCAGAGACTTACACGCCGGGAGATCGCCCCTCGGGAGACTTTCAATCGTTCGCCAAGAACTTTCTTGAGAACCACTGCACGGATTGTCACGGAGGCTCTTACCCGGAAGGCAATCTGACGCTAAAAAACCTGGGCCCTGTTGACGAGATCAACGCGGCCACGTGGCGAAGCATCTGGGCTCAAGTTGCTTTGAAAGAAATGCCGCCTCCGGATGCATCCAGTCTCGATGTGGTGGAGCGTTTGAAATTCACCGATGGCATCGTTCACGAGTTGACCGATGCGATGCGAGAGAAAGGCGGCTTCGATGCCCACCGCGATCCAGAGAAGGGCAACTTCCTGGATCACGATCTGCTTTTTGAGGAGCTCCCCGATTCCATCACGCTCCGCCCAACCGCTTCACCAGCACGACTTTGGCGTTTGACACCACAGGAACACCTCACGCGACTGAACGAGTTGATCAACTCTGAACCCGAGTTCGATCCCAAGCGGCCGGGCCAGCGAACCCGTGGAGATGCGGTTCCCACCAACCATGGCGGCGAGCTGAAGATGTACTTCGGTGTCGACCGGATCATCAAGTGGCAGGGCGGCACGGTGGCTTACGCGACCGCGGTGAAAAGCATCCCAGCCATTTTGTCGACCGCACGAAATCATGGGCTCGAAAACTATCCGGCCTACTACACCGTCAACAGTGCCGAAGCGACTCAGATCATGAGCGCCGCGGCGGACATCCTTCGCTACATGGCCGATGGTCCGCTGAGTATCGCCAACCCCGAGCAAATCACGGATGACCCGCGAACCTACGAGATGAAAGGCGACATTCGTGGCCTGCCAACCTCATTGGTTTACAGCACCCAAGAAGTGCGTCCCATCACGCCCATTCGCGAATTGATGCGTGGGGACGACGTCAACGACGAAGTCTTGGAAGCATCCGTGCGTTACCTCTTCGAAGCGGTGACGTTTCGACCGCCGAGCGAAGCGGAACTTGCAGAGTACATCGCGTTGACCCATGACTCCGTCGAGACGTTGGGCAAGGCAGACGGCGTGGTCCTCGGATTGTCCGCGATCTTCTTGGACCGAGACGCTTTGTTTCGGCCGGAATTGGTCGAAACCGGATCGCCGGACGAACACGGCCGAGTGATGTTGCAGGATTGGGAACTTGGATTGGCGGTGAATCACGCGCTGAGCTACATCGCACCGGATCCACAACTCCGGCAATCCATCGTCGACGGACGCATGCGAACTCGCGAAGACGTGCGCCGCGAAGTCACGCGAATGCTTGCTGACGAAAGCATTCGCAAGCCTCGCGTGTTGCAGTTCTTTCGGGACTACTTCGATTACGACCTTGGTGGCTACGTTTGCAAGGACACCAAAGCCCTTTCGGCGACCGGCGTGAACGCTCAGGGCATGACGCACTACAAAGCCATGTTCGACGCAACGGCGAGCACTGACCGTTTGGTGGAATGGATCTTGGAAAAGGATCAAAACGTCCTGCAAGAGCTACTGACAACGCAAACCGTGGTGGCAGGCCCGAACGACAATATCTACTTCGGTCGTCGCAGCACACCGGAAGAACGCCGGACCTCCGTCGCCGCAACGAAAGCGGCTTCGAAGGAAGCGGAAAAGCAAGAAGCCGCTGTTATTGCCGCGCTGGAACAATCGATCGCAGAACTCGAAGTTCAATCGAAAGAGTCGCCGGACGACAAAGACATCCGCAAAAAGTTGAGCCAAGCCAAACAGCGTCTCGAGACGAAGGAGCGTCAGCATGCAGCTGCCCGGCGCTCACGAGCGCGCACGAACCACGACGTGATGGAAGCCAGCCTGGACGGCCCCATGATTTACGCACGAGTCAGCCATCGCAGCTTCGGCACCGGATCGCTCAAACCCGAGCGGGTTTTGGCGACGGCACCCGAAGGGCAACGCATGGGAATCCTCACGCATCCCAGTTGGCTGGTCTCGCATTCGGACGCCATGGACAATCACGCGATTCGTCGCGGCCGTTGGATTCGCGAACGTTTGCTCGGCGGCGGTGTCCCCGACGTGCCGATCACCGTCGACGCGATGCTGCCCGACGAACCGAAGCACACTTTGCGAGAACGCATGCGGGTGACTCGCGAGGAATACTGCTGGACCTGTCACCAGAAGATGGATCCGTTGGGACTGCCGTTCGAGATGTACAACCACGCGGGTGTGTACCGAACGCTGGAACTGAACGAACCCGTCGACACATCCGGCGAGATCATCAACAGCGGCGATGCGGACTTGGACGGCGAGGTCGCTAACGCGATCGAGATGATCCAGCGAATCGCCAGCAGTGAACGGGTCGAGCAAGTCTTTGTGCGTCACGCATTTCGATTTTGGATGGGCCGCAACGAAACCATCCACGACCGACCCGTCTTACAAGACGCCCATCGGGCCTACCAAGAAAGCGGCGGCAGCATGAACGCACTGATTACATCCCTGCTAACCTCCGACGCCTTCCTCTATCGAACCCGCGAGACAACAGATACCAAGCAATAA